The Actinoplanes sp. N902-109 genomic interval GACCGCCTTGCCCGCGTCCTGCCGGACGCAGTCGCCGGTGCTGACCGAGAACGCGCCGTCGTCCGAGCCGCGGGCGATCAGCCAGGTGATGCCCAGGGTCAGACCGACCAGCAGGCCCGCGCCGAGGATGACGCCGAGGAGCACGGGCAGCATCCGTACGTGCGGGGCCTCGGGCTTGGCGGCCTCGGTCACCGGACCGCTGGTCTCCGGCTTGAAGGAGTCGAACCGGTCCTGGTCGCCGTCCGGGGTCGTGGTGCCCGGCCAGCTCGCCGTCGCGTCCGGGTCGGGCGGGGTGACCGTGGCCCGGCTGGCCGGCCCGCCGAACGTGGTGCCGGGCCGCTCGCCGAACGGCTGCGCCGAGCCGAACTGCTGGCCACCGTCGAACTGCTGGCCACCGTCGAACTGCTGGCCACCGTCGAACTGCTGGCCTGCGTCGAACTGCTGGCCTCCGTCGAACGTCTGGGTCGAGTCGAACGGACGGGCGGCTCCGAAAGTCTGGGTGGAGCCGTCCGCGGGCGGGAACCCGTTGTCCGACGGGGGCGGCATGGCGGGCAGCGCCGGGGCCGGCACATAGGGCTGGCTCTGGCCGCGACCGGAGACGTCGGTGGTGTGCTCGCTGTAGTCAGGCGGCATGGTGCGGCTCGCCGGGTTGCCGGGCACCGGCCCGGGGTGGCTGGGCTGACCGGGCCGGCCACGTCCGGCGAGGTCCGAGGTGAACTCGGTGAACGCCGCCATGTCCGGCTGGCCCGGGACCTGTCCCGAGGTGGGTGCGCTCGGCGGGTAGGTCTGTCCCGAGGTGGGCGCGCTGGCCGGGAAGCTGTCACCCGGCTGACCGGGTACGGAGGCGTGGCCGGCCGAGCCAGGCACCGAGGCGTGTCCGGCCGAGCCGTGCACCGAACCGCCGCCCTCGGGCCCCCCTTGTCCGGGGACGGAGACGCTGCCGAACGCCGCCGGCGACCCGTGCGGGCCGGCGGGTGAACCCGTTGCGCCCGGATGGTCCGACTCGAACGGGGATGGCGAGGCGGGGGCGAACGGCTGTCCGGGCGGCGTCACCCGGGCGCTGGCCGTGGCCCGCCCGGAGGCCCGGGAACCACCGTCGGCCGCAGCCGGGAACCCGCTCTCCGCGGCAGCCCCGCCGAAGCCGTGCTCGGAGGCCCCGTCGCCGAAGCCGCCGTCGGACTGCGAGCCACCGAAGGCACCGCCGGTCTGCGGGCCGCCGAAGCCGCCGTTGGACTGTGCACCGCCGAAGCCGCCGTCGGATGCCGAGCCGCCGAAGTCACCGTCGGACTGGGCTTTGCCGAAGCCGCCGTCGGGCTGCGAACGGCCGAAATCGCCGTCGGGCTGCGAACGGCCGAAATCGCCGTCGGGCTGCGAACGGCCGAAGTCGCCGGAGGTGGGGGCGGAGCCAGGGGTGCCGGTGGCCGGGGTGCCGTAAGTGCCGGCCCGGTTGACCGAGCCGCCGCCGAAACGATCAGCCTGCTCGTCAGCGCCCGGGAAGTCACCTCGCTCGCCGGCCTGACCGAAGCCGCCCTGACCGAAGCCGCCCTGATCGAAGCTGCCCTGGTCGCCGGGCTGACCGAAGCCATCGTGCTCGCCGGCTGAAGCGCCGAAGGCGCCGCGGTCGCCGAAGCCGCCCTGGTCGCTGAAGCCGCCCTGATCGGATCCGAAGCCGGTGCGTCCCGGCTGGCCGAAGTCGCCGTGCTCGCCCTGGCCGAAGTCGCCGTGCTCGCCCTGGCCGAAGCCGCCGGACTCGCCCTGGCCGAAGCCGCCGGACTCGCCCTGGGTGAAATCGCCGTGCTCGCCCTGGCCGAAGCCGCGCTGGTCGGACGGGCCGCCGCCCTGGCGGGAGGAACCGAAGCTGTCCTGGTCGGACCCCGCATCGGCGTCGGGCCACCCGGACCCGGCACGGTCGCCGCCCGGTGTGAAACCGTTGCGCTCGTCGTCCGTCCGGCCGAAGGCGTCGCGGTCGTCGTCCGCCGCGCGGAAGGCGCTGGGCTGTCCGTAGGTGCCGGAGGTGGGTGCCGTGCCGAACGAGGCGTCGTCGTCCTGGGCGGTTGCCGCGGAGTCCTGCTCCTGGGCGGCCCGGCCGTAGACCCGGGACTGCGGGCCGGCGGACGGCGGCGGGATCTCCTCGGCGTCCGAGGGCGGGGTGACGCGGCTGGCTACCGGTACGGAGGCACTGGCCGACACCGGGCGAGCCGTGCCCTTGGCGGCAGCGGGAGCGTCGTCCTGCTCGGCGCCGGACTCGGGCCATTCGGCGGGGTCGCGGGGGTGCGGGACGGCGGCACGCTGGTCGGCCGCGACGGGGGCGCCGCCGCTGGACAGGGCGGCGCCGGGCACTCGCTGCGGGTATGAACCGCTGGGGCTGCTGCCGTCGGGACGGCCGTTGCCGGGGTCGGCGAACGATGCGCCGGGCACCCGCTGGGGATAGCCGCCGCTCGCGGAACCAGACGCCGGAACAGCAGCGGCCCGGCCGGCGTCGGAGCCGTCCTCGCCCTGCCCGCCGAAGGACGAACCGTCGGCCGGCCCGAAGGAGTTGCCGGACTGCCCGAAGGACGGCTGGTCGGAGGACGACTGCCCGAAGGACGGCTGGTCCGAGGACGACTGCCCGAACGAAGGCTGGTCGGAAGGCGACCGTCCGAACGAGGACTGGTCCGACGAGGACTGGCCAAACGCCGGCTGGTCCGAGGGCTGGCCGAACGAGCCGTCGGAGGGCTGCCCGTACGTGGCGCCGCGCTCGGATCGGCCGAAGGGGGAATCGGACTGGCCGAAGGCGGGACCGCGGCCGGACTCGCCGGCGGGGGAACCGCTGCCGGGCTGACCGTAGGTCGTGCCGTCCGGCTGGTCGAAGGCCGAACCGTTGCGCTGCTGGTCGAAGGCCGGGCCCGAGTCGGACCGCCCGGCCGCCTGGGCGCCACCGAAGGAAGAGCCCGCAGCTGGGGCGGCACCGTAGGAAGCGCCGGAGGCAGGGGCAGCACCGAAGGCCGAGTCCGAAGCCGCGCCGAAAGGTGACCCTGCTGCCGAGGCGGCACCGGAGGAAGAAACCGGGGCAGCACCGAATGGCGACCCCGAAGCCGAGGCGGCGTTCGGGGAAGGGGCCGGCGCGGCACCGAAAGGTGACCCGGAGGTCGAGGCGGCGCCCGGGGACGAAGCCGAGGCGGTGCCGGCCGGGCGGGCGAACGGCGAGTCGGCGCTCGACGGGCCGAACGGTGAGTCGCCCGAGGGGGCGAAGGGGGAGGCGGCGGCCTCGTCACGCAGCGAGGGGAAGGTGGCGTTCTCGCCGGTGGAGGTGCCGCGCAGGGGGAAGCTGGCGCCTCTGGGGGCCTCGCCACGCACCGGGAAGCCGGCGGCGTCGGGGTTGGTCTCGGGGAGCGTGGCGGCGGCCGAGCCGGGGGCCGGCGGGCCGTCGGGGTAGTCGGTCAGCGTGGCGCCGGGGACGCGGATGCGCTGGTCGCCGAAGGCCGAGACGCCGGGCGGCCGCTCACCCGGGGCGCCGGGGAACGACGAGCTGTCGCCTGCCGAGGAGGCGGCCGGGAAAGCCGCTGCCGGGGGAGCAGCCGGGAACGAAGCGGCGGCCGAGGAGGCACCCGGGAACGAAGCGGGCGCCGAGGAAGCGTCGGGGAACGAAGAAGCAGCCGAGGAGGCACCTGCGGAGGCCGAACCCGACGCGCCAGGACGAGCCGACCCCGAGGCAGCCGGCTGAGCCGGACCGGAGGCGAACGCAGCCGCCCCGGACGCGGAAGCAGCGCTCGACGCAACACCAGCAGCGCCCGAGGCAGTGCCTGATACGCCACCGGCCGCGCCGGAGGCAGGAGCCGCCCCGAAAGCAGAGGCGGAACCAGCAGCCGACCCCTGAGCGGGGAAGGCGGAAGCCGGCACCGCGGCAGGCGCGGACGGATCGTTGCCGCCGCGTTCGAACGGGGCGCGGCCCTCGCCGGGTGAGCGGCGGGGCAGCTCGGCGGCGGCCGGCCGGGTCGGGGCGAAGCCGTTGAACTCGCCGACCGGACCGCCGAGCGGGCCGCCGGCGCCGCTGGGGTTGCGCTGGGGGAGCTGGTTGCCCTCGCCGGAGCGCATGGTGGGCTCGAACGGCGCGTCGGGCGGGGTCACCGGCGGGGTCCAGCCGGAGGGTACGTCGGAGACGCCGCGGCCGGAGGTGAAGTTGACGCCGGAGGGCGACGACTCGAAGCCGTTGGCCGGTGGCACCGCGGGGACCACAAACGGCGAGCCGCCGTTGGGGGCGGTCTGCGGCGGCGGTGCGTACGCGCTGGGAAGTGAGTCCTGCGCGTGCGGGTAGGACGGTGCCCGGCCGGACGGGTGGTGACCCTCCGTGTCGGGCGGGAAAGCATAGGCGTCGGCGTCCCCCGGCTGCCGGCCGGACTGCTGTCCCTCGGACGTCATATCCGCCTCCTCCATGACTGTCGGCCGTGTCAGCTTATGCACGGACGCGGCCGACCTTGCAGAGCTGGGTATGACCCCGGTCACAGACCCGGCCGGCCGAGCCGGGGCGGTGACCGTGCCCAACCGTACCGGTCGGCGCCGACAGCCGGAATCCCGGTGTACGCCGTCCGGCGCCCGTTCAGCGCTTACGAACGACCGAACGTGATCATGCCCACGGTGGACAAATGCCGACAATCGCCTGCCGGAAGTGCACGAGACCCCGGCCGGTGCACCGGCCGGGGTCTCGGGAGCCACGTCGATCGGGCGGCGATCGGAAGACGTGGCAGGTGGGGACGGGAGATCGAGTAATACGCAGAGTCAGCAGTGCGTGACGATCAGAGGAACCGCTGCTGCGTGAAGATCGTGATCTCGTCGCGCATGGACTGAGTGGGTGCCGCCTTCCACGCGCGTTCGATCGCGCGGGCTTCACGCTTGGCGAGACGGCGGCTGCGGATGCGGTCGATGGTGCTCATGGTGCTATTTCTCCCCCTGGCCGTCATTGGCCTCGATGGTCGTGCCCGTGGTCCGGCACGAGACCTATTGTTTCGCGCCGGACCGGGGTACGCCAACGATTCAGGGGGTGATCCCGCTTACTCGCCTAATAATCGAAGGTGAGGGTCAGGTCCAAGCCAGTAGAGCGTCGGTGGGGTGCTCGAGGAAGCGCCCGATGTCGCGCAGGAACCTGGACCCCAGTTCGCCATCGATGATCCGGTGGTCGAAGGAAAGGCCCAGCGTGGTGACCTGGCGGATCTTGATCTTTCCCTTGTGGACCCACGGGGTCGGGCGGATCACCCCGAACGCCAGGATCGCCGACTCGCCCGGCGGCAGGATCGGGGTGCCGGTGTCGACCCCGAACACGCCGACGTTGGAGATCGAGAACGTGCCACCGGCCATGTCGGACGGCGGCGTCTTGCCCGACTTGGCCACCTCCACCAGCCCGTTGAGGGCGTCGGCGAGCTCCCGCAGGGTCAGCTGGCCGGCATCCTTGACGTTCGGCACGATGAGGCCGCGCTCGGTTGCCGCCGCGATGCCGAGGTTGACGTAGTCCTTGACCACGATCTCGTTCGTCGCCCCGGACCAGGTGGAGTTGACCAGCGGGTGCCGCTTGATGGCGACGAGTGCGGCCTTGGCAACGAACAGCAACGGGGACAGCCGGACGTCCCGGAACTCCGGGCGGGCCTTCAACTTCTCCAGCGTCTTCATCGTCCGCGTCACGTCGACGGTCAGGAACTCCGTGACGTGCGGCGCGGTGAACGCCGACGTGACCATGTTCTGCGCGGTGAGCTTGCGGACGCCCTTGATCGGGATCCGCTGCTCCCGGGAACCGTCGAGGCTGACCACCGGAGGCGCATCGACCACAGCGGGCGCAGCCGCGGGCGTGGCCACCGCCGAGCGCACATCGTCGCGCGTGATCGAGCCGAGCGGGCCGGTGCCCACCAGCGAGAGCAGATCGACGCCGAGGTCCTTGGCCAGCTTGCGCACCGGCGGTTTCGCCAGCGCCCGGGCCGGGGACTCGACCGCGGGCTGCGCTGCTGTGGTCGTACCCAAGCGGGGCCGGCGTTTGGCAGTGACGCTCTTGGGCCCGTAGCCGACGAGCACGGCCGTGCGGCCGCCCGGCGCGGGACCACCGATCAGGCCGGGCTCGACCGCGCCTTCCTCGGGCGCGATCTCGACGGCCGCCAGCGACTCGGCCGAGGGTGCCGGCAGCGACGACGGCAGGTCGCCGACCGGCGGGGACGGCAGGTCGCCGGCCGACGGGTCGGTGTCGATCGAGACGATGGGCGCGCCCACCTCGACCGTCGTACCGGCCTCGACGTGGATCTTCGCGATCTTGCCCGCCCACTTGGCCGGGATCTCCACCGCGGCCTTGGCCGTCTCGACCTCGACGATCGGCTGGTTGAGCTCGATGGTGTCGCCCACGCTGACCAGCCAGGTGAGGATCTCGCCCTCGGTCAGCCCCTCGCCCAGGTCGGGCAGGTTGAAGTCCTTGATCCGCGACATCGGGGTCACCATCCGAACGAGCGGTCGACGGCGTCGAGCACCCGGTCCAGGTCCGGCAGGTACTCCTCCTCGACGCGGGCGGCCGGGTAGGGCGTGTCGTAACCGGTCACCCGCAGCACCGGAGCCTCCAGGGAGTAGAAGCACTGCTCGGTGACCCGGGCGGCGATCTCCGCGCCCAGGCCGACGTTGCCGGGCGCCTCGTGGACGACAACAGCCCGGCCGGTCTTGCGCACCGATGCGTACACCGGGTCGAGATCCAGCGGGGACAGCGAGCGCAGGTCGATGACCTCGAGGTGCCGGCTGTCCTCCGCGGCGGCAGCCGCCGCGTCCAGCGCGACCCGGACCATCGGGCCGTACGCGATCACGGTCGCATCGGCCCCCTCGGTCAGCACGCGGGCCGAGTGCAGGGGATAGGCGTCCTGCGCCGCGAGCGACAGGTCGACCTCACCCTTCT includes:
- a CDS encoding dihydrolipoamide acetyltransferase family protein gives rise to the protein MSRIKDFNLPDLGEGLTEGEILTWLVSVGDTIELNQPIVEVETAKAAVEIPAKWAGKIAKIHVEAGTTVEVGAPIVSIDTDPSAGDLPSPPVGDLPSSLPAPSAESLAAVEIAPEEGAVEPGLIGGPAPGGRTAVLVGYGPKSVTAKRRPRLGTTTAAQPAVESPARALAKPPVRKLAKDLGVDLLSLVGTGPLGSITRDDVRSAVATPAAAPAVVDAPPVVSLDGSREQRIPIKGVRKLTAQNMVTSAFTAPHVTEFLTVDVTRTMKTLEKLKARPEFRDVRLSPLLFVAKAALVAIKRHPLVNSTWSGATNEIVVKDYVNLGIAAATERGLIVPNVKDAGQLTLRELADALNGLVEVAKSGKTPPSDMAGGTFSISNVGVFGVDTGTPILPPGESAILAFGVIRPTPWVHKGKIKIRQVTTLGLSFDHRIIDGELGSRFLRDIGRFLEHPTDALLAWT